The Triticum aestivum cultivar Chinese Spring chromosome 3A, IWGSC CS RefSeq v2.1, whole genome shotgun sequence genome includes a region encoding these proteins:
- the LOC123059591 gene encoding uncharacterized protein — MDLDGSSRCKMDWAALGDGPAGLIAERVLAKAYDVADFLRFRAVCRPWRACSVDPHAHDGLDRRFHPRRWTMLREELASPERRCFLNTSTGECVQVDIPELHDHKLLAVTPEGLLLLVHQRNHVRLLNPLTRQLTELPPLTTLLPSKFKDMGILDESNELFDTEFIAWGSGVASDGSTFVLCFDMLDLLATAKPGDDHWTLVKNNGDGALAALMFEGRFYCVDNNGVMVLKTGADHPPRLEVAAKMDSIYAKMENMDDSQFEDSFHTGFHLVDNCGELMLVHRWGGVTAENKSCCLYDPYRVDLDNGTLFPVKSFGGSAGRAVFIGMHSSLSVSLDVFPSGSLIADTIYLSFDDDDEREWLEVGAYHLTDGRVQRPCTYSSVLVPRPHTLVDCLSLSNTVRGFTPFP; from the exons ATGGACCTCGACGGCTCCTCGAG ATGCAAGATGGACTGGGCGGCTCTTGGCGATGGCCCGGCGGGGCTGATCGCGGAGCGCGTCCTCGCCAAGGCCTACGACGTCGCCGACTTCCTCCGCTTCCGCGCCGTATGCCGCCCGTGGCGGGCGTGCTCCGTGGACCCGCACGCGCACGACGGCCTGGACCGCCGCTTCCATCCCCGGAGGTGGACCATGCTCCGGGAGGAACTTGCCTCGCCGGAGCGCCGCTGCTTCCTCAACACATCCACCGGCGAGTGCGTCCAGGTCGACATCCCGGAGCTCCATGACCATAAGTTGCTGGCCGTCACCCCCGAGGGCCTCCTTCTCCTGGTCCACCAACGCAACCACGTCCGCCTCCTCAACCCGCTCACCCGACAACTCACAGAGCTGCCGCCGCTCACCACACTGCTGCCCTCCAAGTTCAAGGACATGGGCATACTTGACGAGAGTAATGAACTTTTCGACACCGAATTCATTGCGTGGGGCTCTGGTGTTGCCAGTGATGGTTCCACATTTGTGCTCTGCTTCGACATGCTCGACCTGCTTGCCACTGCCAAGCCCGGCGACGACCACTGGACGTTGGTAAAGAACAACGGTGATGGGGCACTGGCAGCCTTAATGTTTGAGGGCCGCTTCTACTGCGTTGACAACAATGGTGTCATGGTACTGAAAACTGGAGCAGATCATCCACCACGCCTGGAGGTGGCTGCCAAGATGGATAGCATTTATGCCAAGATGGAAAACATGGATGACTCCCAATTTGAGGATAGTTTCCACACTGGTTTCCACCTTGTCGACAATTGTGGGGAGCTGATGCTGGTGCACCGTTGGGGTGGAGTGACAGCCGAGAATAAATCGTGTTGTTTGTATGACCCGTATCGAGTGGATTTGGACAACGGCACACTATTTCCGGTCAAGAGTTTTGGCGGTAGTGCAGGGCGCGCGGTGTTCATTGGCATGCATAGCTCTCTTTCGGTGTCTCTGGATGTTTTCCCCTCCGGATCCTTAATCGCCGACACAATCTACTTGagctttgatgatgatgatgagagagAATGGTTAGAAGTTGGAGCATATCATCTCACGGATGGAAGGGTACAACGCCCTTGCACATATAGCAGTGTTTTGGTGCCACGGCCTCATACTCTTGTTGACTGTCTATCATTGTCCAATACTGTCCGAGGATTTACGCCATTTCCTTGA